The DNA segment GCAGGGGGTTAATGGGAGTGTGATGGTGatttatacatgttttattaaGGTTTATGATGCATCTGCTGTTTTCTGTCTGTACTATACAGCCTATGTATGGTGTTGAGGGGAGCTAGAGATGTTTTAAATATAAGTGTGGTTGTAAATGTACTGTATCTAAACTGGGAATATCTCTCattctacctctgtctctctccatctgtaactctctctctccctcctgttagATCCGGTCGGACCGCGATAAGAACAGTCTCCTGCGTTACAGTGTGACTGGACCCGGTGCTGACCAGTCTCCGACCGGGATCTTCATCATCAACCCCATCTCTGGTCAGCTCTCTGTGACCAAACCCCTCGACCGGGAACACATCTCCAACTTCCATGTAAGTGTTCAgctcatagaattagaatgagtaGAATTAGCATCCACATTCCTGTCAATTACTCCATAATGAGTGGCTTGGTGGCCAACATTCTTTATCGGTCTATGTGAAATGTAGTAAAACGCCATACAGAGTAAGTTGGACAGGAAACTTTGATCTTGAGAACACACTCAATGCAGACACACAAGCAACTATGATCTGCAGCAGAGCATTTGCATGAAGGATGGGGCCATCTCATGAATATTCATAGAGTGATGTAGTTGTCAGAGTCACTGAAGCTCTGTCATGAATATTAATTAGGTGTTGTCGTGGCAGTACTGGTATAGGGAGCTGCACAGCCAGTATTGCAGCTATGAGACAGGGTATAGGAGTAGGTACTGTAACAGCTGTATGTTATGGCAGCTACTACTCCCTGCCTAGTGGTAGGCCTCTCTACCATGGCTTTTTTGAAGACAGGGTACAGCATACAGGGGAGCGTACTCAGCTTTCATCCCTGTAGTGCTTTCTGTTAGAGAGCAGTAGGGGAGAGGCCCTAGGAGAGAAACACTTAAGGATCTTTAGATCCAACCTTGAGAGGCCAAGTGTACACAAGCCTCAGAGTCAATAGCCGCGTTCCAATCCCGATAAATTacacccttcccctctctctgcccttgGTGGATTGCCCTTTGAAGTGTAAGCAAAATGCTGAAAACTATACCAATCCTATCCAAGGTCAATGAGGAGATattaccatattgcttacacatatggaatcctttCTGATCCATGTGAGAGAGCAAACAAGAGAAGAGGGAAAGTTATGAGTTATCAAATTGGAAACAAATGTGATAGAAAGAGAACAGCCATGGCCTGGTGAATTCAGACTGAACGCTATGCTaacagtctggtttaaccaggttaAGACAACCATGCCCTAACCCCGTATTAGTCTCTGGAACTGCGAGCCCATACTATTCCCATAAGTGTGCCTAACCATGAACCTGTATTTGTGTGTCTATAGTTGACAGCCCATGTCCCTACCATGCGTTTAACCTGTACTACTGTATGCATCCGTGTAGCTGCGAGCCCATGCTGTGGACCTGAATGGGAACCAGATAGAGAACCCCATAGACATCGTCATCAACGTCATAGACATGAATGACAACAGACCAGAGTTTACACACACCATCTACAACGGATCAGTACCAGAGGGATCCAAACCAGGTAACagcgcacacgcacgcatgcacgtatTCCATTGTGTGAGAGGTTTTAATTGACTTGTTTGGTTTACGTTCCCAGGGTCCTTTGTGATGACAGTTACGTCACTGGACAAGGATGACCCCAAAACAGCCAACGGGATGCTCCGATACAAGATTATATCTCAGAACCCTGAAAGCCCCTCCTCCAACATGTTCACCATCAACAATAAGACAGGAGGAATCATCACTGTGGCTGCAGGGCTagacagagaggtgtgtgtgcgtgtgtgtgctgtcTATCAATGTGTATCAATGTTTTTATGATTGCGCGTTCACAATATAGACTGTCTATATTATACTCTGTAACATGGACCTGTACCCTGTTGTCTTCCTTCATCCAGAAAGTTCCTCAGTACACGTTAATCATCCAGGCTACTGACATGGAGGGGAACCCAACCTATGGCCTGTCTAACACAGCTACGGCTATCATCAGGATCACTGACGTCAATGATAACCCCCCAGAGTTCACCGCTGACAAAGTACGTcatagacagacaaacagacatactgacagatagacagatatacacacacacgaatgtgcacacacagatgcatacagACATACAATGCACGAACGcgtacaaacagacacacacatgttctctcaaacacagaaaaaaaacatagaatgATATTTTTTTCAAATGAACCAAATGTTTTATCAATAGAGACTATCTTTCTCATATTATTGAGCAATATTTTCATCTTTCactcccgcctctctctctcttacttccCCTCCCTCTGTAGTTCTATGGAGAGGTGCAGGAGAACCGTGTGAATGTGATCGTAGCTAATCTGACAGTAACAGATAAGGACCAGCCCCACAGTGCACAGTGGAGCACTGTGTACAGGATCACAGCTGGAGACCCCACTGGACGCTTCTCCATCCCCACTGACCTCACCACCAATGAGGGACTGGTCACTGTGCTTAAGGTATGGATTTACACAGCTCTGATGAGTAATATTTCcaatgtattttttatgaatggAAAATTAACTTTTACACCACATACCTGTATATACAtgcagacaaagagacagagatacagcacAGACGGAGtaccttcagaaattattcatacccattgacttattctacattttgttgtgttacagcctgaatgcaaaattgattaaatagattttttttcttacccatctacacacgaagtgaaaacatgtttttagacatttttgcaaatgtattcaaaattaaatacagaaatatctaatttacataagtattcacatccctgggTAAATATGTGTTAGAATcatatttggcagtgattacagctgtgagtctttctgggtaagtctctaagagctttgcaaacctggattatacaatgtttgcacattaatctttgaaaaattcttcaagctctgtcaaattggttgttgatcattgctagacagccattttcaagtcttgccatatattttaaagctgatttaagtcaaaactgtaactaggccactcaggaacatttaatgtcatcttggtaagcaactccagtgtactgtatattaggccttgtattttaggttattgtcctgctgaaaggtgaatttgtctcccagtgtctgttggcaagcagactgaagcaggttttcctctaggattttgcctgtgcttagctctattccatgtcTTTTTAGtcataaaaaaactccctagtccttgccgatgacaagcatacccataacatcatgcagccaccaccacgcttaaaaatatgaagagtgttactcagtaatgtgttgcattagatttgccccaaacataaggctttgtattcaggaaataaagttcctttctttgccacattgtttTGGTGAAATCATGGTGAAATCTCTTTGCGGTTTCCTTCATGGTGAAATACGttagcggtttccttcctctccggcagctgagttaggaaggatgcctgtgtctttatagtgactgggtggactgatacaccatccaaagtgtagtgaataacttcaccatgctcaagtgagtccatgcaacctaTGTGACTTGTTCAGagcatttttactcctgaacttatttcggctttccataacaaaggggttgaatacttgactcaagacatttcagattttcatttttaattcatttgtaaacatttctaaaaactttttCTAATTTTCTAAAAAAAATTCTGCTTTGacgttatggagtattgtgtcaaatcgcaatttaataaatgtttaatttaggctataacacaacaaaacgtggaaaaagtcaaggggtttgaatactttctgaaggcgctgtacatTACGGCTGTTTTCAAAGCGAGAGCTCTGGTATGTAAGATTTACAAACAAATTGAAGTGTAAACTGCGTGGCTAACTGGTATGTGTGTATCTCTCCAGCCTATAGACTATGAACTGAGTCGTTCTTTCGTGCTGACGGTACTGGCTGAGAATGAGGTTTCCCTGGCCCGTGGTATCCACCTGTCCCGTCAGTCCACCGCCACCGTGTCTGTACGCATCACAGACGTCAATGAGAGCCCAGAGTTCTCCCCCAACCCCAAAGTCATCAAACTAGAGGAGGGGCTCCAGGGTGGCTCGCTACTCACTACCTTTACAGCACAGGACCCTGACAGATACATGCAACAGAACATACGGTAagtagatgagagagagatcaGCATTGTGCATGTTAgctaatatatttatatattatttttttatttaaccttcatttaactaggcaagtctgttaagaacaaattcttatttacaacaacagCAGCCTAGGAGtagtgggttaacagccttgttcaggggcagaacaacagatttttaccttgtcagctcggggatttgatctagcaaccttccggttacaggcccaacgctctaaccactagtctacctgccgcagcattatgtttttttatgtgttGAATGTGTATGTTTCAAATGCATTACACAGTGTCGCATTACTTCGTGTTGTAATTGACCCGCTACAAAGTTCCTATCCATTCGCACCGCTCCAATGGATAGGAACGGTCGTCAAGTCTGACACCTCGAATAAGCTCACGTTTCAAATGCATGTAAACTGGTGAGGGCAATGGCATAAAACGGAGAgattttctttaaaaaagtaaTTGTTTAAATGGATAAATAACTGAACAGTGCACCAGAGGAACTTgctactgtgattcctgaaatgACATTGTTTGCTAGCTCTGTCTCATTGACCACCTAACATTGCTAGCTAGCCACTTAAAGGTTCAATACACCCGTTTTATTGTAATATCTAATAATTTCTAGGCACCAATtgagtaccttactgtgatttgttttcaattaaaatggtaaaaaaaagaaaataaaaattcTCAAGCAAAATGTTGTTTGGACTCTCTGGGAGTGGTATGAGTGGAAAGGGGAAAATTAGCTGGTTTTGGCAGAGTGAtttggaactctcttattggtctattaactaatttaccgcatggtgatgttGCCATGGAAAGCCAAATCTCCATCCCGCCAAAACAGGTTGAAATTTCAGCCGGTCTTTTCAAACTCCTGATTAATTTCCTtgtatattaaaaacacagtTTGAGATCATTGTGAGGGGATTTCACCAGTGGTTTGAGTGGTGAAATGGGCTTCCTGGGAAAATGTAGTCTGAGGTTACAACAGTAACCAAGGGGGGCGGGGCTTAGCAAAGGGTAAATTGTGTACTGTCATCTCATTGGTTGATTTTAAGGTACGCCAAGGTGTTCGACCCTGCTAATTGGCTGAAGATAGACCCTGTAAACGGGCGGATCTCCACCATCGCTGTGCTGGACAGAGAGTCTCCATATGTGAAGAATAACCTCTACAACATCACCTTCATGGCCACTGACAATGGTGAGAGTGCGGGCGGACCTGTACTGATTTTGGATAGCTATGTGGGGGATGTGGTACTCATGCAGAGAAGCACTTAGAGCTAAATCTCACTATTCACATGAATTCAATTAAATTACAATCCATTTAGTTTTACTCACTTTCTTGGCACGATAAGATAAATATTTTGttgctcccccccaaaaaagaaaggaaaataTCAGATGACAATGGTAGTACTACTACAAAAAATTATATGTATACACATGAGCACACAAGCTAGTGTTCACATACACATTATCTAAAAacaccactcacacacagaaAGCCCATGCTGTGTCTCAGCTCAATTCTGACTGAGCTCTTCATTGTGCTTTtggcaaatacacacacacacacacacacacacacacacacacacacacacacacacacacacacacacacacacacacacacacacacacacacacacacacacacacacacacacacacacacacgtgcctcAGGCAGCCTCCCTAACATACTGATatccctctccctcattctcttacTCACCCTCCTGATGTGTTTGATCATACATTCCTCTCATCTCTTATTTAGGAGGTTAGTTTCACTGAAGTCATATGTAGCTGTTGACGGAGTGTTTTTTTAAGAAATTTGAGTGTTGCAATATGGTTTGGGGTGTGACATAATATTATGTATGACAGCATGAATCCTGTTTGTGTTGAGTGCTGTAATGTGCTCCTTTTAAcatatagttcagtacagttttGTAATTGTTTTATTATTCCTGCCTATGTAAGGTGCCTTTTTCTTCACTTTGCTTATCTCActagtctctccatctctctttcctccatccctttatcctccctctctcaggcATCCCCCCAGCCAGTGGTACAGGTACATTACAGATGTACCTGTTGGACATAAATGACAATGCTCCTCATGTCTTCCCTCCGGAGGTGGAGATGTGTGAGAAGCCTGAGCCCAACACCATCAACATCACTGCTAGTGACCCCGATCTGACCCCTAGCGCCGGCCCCTTCGCCTTCGAACTGGCCAAGCGGCCGGCAGATGCACGCAGGAACTGGACTCTCACACGCCTCAATGGTTAGTGTGTCTGCTTTTTCCCCTCTTTCGCTCCATTTCTTTTTCTCAACTGAATTGAattcaaaaaatgttttattggcaTGACAAAATAACTTGTTGAACATTCTtcatctcactctctttctttctttatccTTCCCTCTATTACTCTCCCTTGCCCGCTCTCTTATTTCCTGTCTTTTGTCTCTAAAACTCTCTACCTCCATCTGTAACTCCCCACAAACTCTCTTTTcctccccgcctctctctctctctcttcctccctctctcttttcctccccctctctctgtgtgtccctatCCCAGGTGAATATGCTCAGATCAGGCTGCGGATAGGTTTTCTGGAGAGCGGTATCTACGAGGTTCCTATCATCATCACAGACTCAGGCAACCTGCCCATGTCCAATACATCCTTCCTGCAGGTCAAGGTGTGTCAGTGTGATCACCATGGAGACTGTGTGGACATGGAACGCATCATCGCAGCAGGGCTGGGCACTGGAGCCATCATCGCTATCCTCATCTGTATCATCATACTGCTAGGTGAGTCTGGTTATACAGGCTAGGACAGGCTTATCCACACACTCAAGCAGACTTGCACACAccaacactaacagcacacagccATATCCCCTGCCTTATCTCACCCATTCTCCTAGCAGGGTCTTTTTATAGCTCCAGTACAATCTCATAAATAAATGTTTGGATTTGTTCCTAAAGGGGTACAACCGCTTGTCACTGGGGTGGTACCCTGACCTCCTTTGTACTTTTAGTTATACTGTAGGTACATAATTGTACCAAAGTACATACCTCAGATAGTACCTTTCTCTAGTGATGGAGAAATGAAGCTTCCTGAAGCATCGAGAGTTTCCAACCAATTGTGTCAAAAACAGGTTCATTACGAGGCTTTGATCAACATAGTGTACACTAGTGGCACCTCCTGATCAAAATAATTTAGAGCAGccaaattattatagatgacgtcccataCCCCATAGTTTGTGCGCAGCGTAGCCTTTTTTTCTTATACCAAACCAATTAGGTGGTTGTTCGACCAAACGAAGCTTCGGACGCCATTGATCATGTGCTTCTAATAAAAGGATACAGGCATCGGCACACTGCTTCAAAGTACACTGCTTAGCAATGTTGACGCATGCCTCGGGAACACCAGCATCAAACGTAACATCACTACCTTTCTcgacagagctagaaaatggtatatcatacactacagttgaggaacaatgggaaagtaattctgctttgaaagttgataaacttgtaacctcacttttgagaaaatcgcccttgaatgttttggtacctactagagagctcttctttgtctacacccattcagcatcgctcatatccttttaagctttagccccacctatctctttaaaacctgtttgggatagggggcagtattgagaattttggaaaaaatatgtgcccttttttaactgcctcctacaccaactcagaagctagaatatgcatattattgttcaggtttggatagaaaacactcagaattttctaaaactgtttgaatggtgtctgtgagtataacagaactcctatggcaggcaaaaacctgacaaggtttcaagcaggaagtaccctgtctgacaaggagtcgtgcgtcttgcatctttttattgaaaagtaaggatcttagctgtaacgtgacaattcccagggctccaataggctctcagaacccgcgaaaaacctgaaggtttacgagggagcctcaggctgaaacacattatcaccttttgtaagtggctgctcagaggacctttgaatgaggcgcatgcacgattcgctcctgaggagaaattttattcggctgtttaggctcaatgcatattcccggtcggaatattatcacttatctacgagataaatggcataaaaattggttttaaacagcggttgacatgcttcgaagtacggtaatggaatatttagacatttttgtcaagccaatgcgccatgcgcgacaccgtgatgaagcattctgatagtgtctagaactcacgaacaaaacgtcgctgtttggatataacgatggattatttgggaccaaaccaacatttgttattgaagtagaagtcctggcagtgtattctgacgaagaacaagcaaggtaagaacatttttcttataggaaatgtgattttggtggaggctgacctgggtgggtatctaaatagctagccctgtggtgccgggctatgtacttagattattgcaaaatgtgcttcatccgaaaagctattttaaaatcggacatatcgagtgcatagaggagtaatgtatctataattcttaaaataattgttatgctttttgtgaacgtttatcgtgagtaatttagcaaactgttagtaaatttcccggaagtttgcgggggttatgctttttctgaacgtcacatgctaatgtaaaaagctgttttttgatataaatatgaacttgattgaacagacatgcatgtattgtataacacaatgtcctaggtgtgtcatctgatgaagatcataaaaggttagtgctgcatttagctgtggtttgggtttatgtgacatgatatgctagcttgaaaaatgggtgtctgattttttctggctgggcactctgctgacataatctaatgttttgctttcgttgtaaagcctttttgaaatcggacagtggggttagattaacgagattcttgtctttaaatagctgtaaaatagtcatatgtttgagaaattgaagtaatagtatttctaacgattcaaaaatcgcgccactggatttcagtggctgttacgtaggtgggacgagttcgtcccacatgcgccagagaggttaaggattcacatgtgtactaaacaaccaaaaatgtcaagactaaaggctggcttATACTACGGGTATGTTCATAAATTTAATCgagagtgccagagtgtgctctgggcgttcgttatctcagagcgttgtcagattgtccgttcgtaaattcagagcgtttcgctctcagagagttcagagcgcacactggacgctctggcctaACAACAGAAGTCAAGCacacaagctaactggctaacgttggctagcttgctagctatttccagacacaaatgagagaagagctcactctgaccattttactcgccctagcagagctggttaggctgtttatgttatccagagcgttggtgactgcaactgtgctgctggcaacaatttaattacgtttttttcccaacgtttactgacaccggccattcgtaaatttgtcagttattctgtgctctggcacactcaagcaggagtgctctgaaatcggagttgatagccagagtgaatttaccagctatgtctGTGACTTCATAAACATGgtattgaaatagttacttgcatagcggagtcttttgtttagacatgtagctagctagctaaacaatgaaccataatcccaactcataacgttactaccctgcatgaatctgcaggtagctaaccaaccaggttcaatgtttgctagctaacattaggctatatttagcaatgcaaatggctctgagatacaaataatattactacatagATCAtacaagtaacgttagctagctagctaatagtacactttaacttgaaatgaaatcaactttctgacaaaattaaaaatgtttaatatctgaaaatgtagctagctagactctcttacccgtatacaaggatggacgcttctccctctgtcacggatgccatggttgtccTTAGTTTAAAGATGTAATCCAGAAGACAGGTGTTTTCAACAGCCTTCTGAGTGTTTTCTTTTCAACTCCGTCTGCATATTTTTaatcaaacgccagaattttctccatcttcttagctatcatactctaattccattcatttcaaaactcggtcctccagaaagtggagagcaacaaatcaaatcaaaatataattttatttgtcaaatgcgcagaatacaacaggtctagaccttacagtgaaatgcttacttacaagcccttaaccaacaatgcagttttaagaaaaataagtgttaagaaagtaagagttaagaaagtatttactaacataaatgaaagtaaaaaaaaaaaaaataattaaagagcaacaataaaataacagtaacgaggctgtatacagggctaccgctacagagtcaatgtgcgggggcacagattagttgaggtaattgaggtaatatgtacatgtaggtagacttATGCAGCTCTACTACATgctatc comes from the Salmo trutta chromosome 4, fSalTru1.1, whole genome shotgun sequence genome and includes:
- the LOC115192305 gene encoding cadherin-2, with the protein product MFQTLVALLMLLAAVQIAVQGGGAVGSLPRRQGSLPCTRGFTQEEYSVAVDKELREGQALLTVSFTDCGLGDRVLLEVGDVGDFRLDEDGTVYARHAFRLADRKSALVVRAKDLETKEDWKTHVYLLLRNDGKRDTTEHKLIKQVNSSSEAVTQQVREIVFPWHSLVGGDDGSLRRVKRDWVIPPINVPENSRGQFPEELVRIRSDRDKNSLLRYSVTGPGADQSPTGIFIINPISGQLSVTKPLDREHISNFHLRAHAVDLNGNQIENPIDIVINVIDMNDNRPEFTHTIYNGSVPEGSKPGSFVMTVTSLDKDDPKTANGMLRYKIISQNPESPSSNMFTINNKTGGIITVAAGLDREKVPQYTLIIQATDMEGNPTYGLSNTATAIIRITDVNDNPPEFTADKFYGEVQENRVNVIVANLTVTDKDQPHSAQWSTVYRITAGDPTGRFSIPTDLTTNEGLVTVLKPIDYELSRSFVLTVLAENEVSLARGIHLSRQSTATVSVRITDVNESPEFSPNPKVIKLEEGLQGGSLLTTFTAQDPDRYMQQNIRYAKVFDPANWLKIDPVNGRISTIAVLDRESPYVKNNLYNITFMATDNGIPPASGTGTLQMYLLDINDNAPHVFPPEVEMCEKPEPNTINITASDPDLTPSAGPFAFELAKRPADARRNWTLTRLNGEYAQIRLRIGFLESGIYEVPIIITDSGNLPMSNTSFLQVKVCQCDHHGDCVDMERIIAAGLGTGAIIAILICIIILLVMVLFFVMWMKRRDKERQAKQLLIDPEDDVRDNILKYDEEGGGEEDQDYDLSQLQQPNALETEMVKVGIRRMDERPLHQDHLYPLRSAAPHPGDIGDFIHEGLKAADNDPTAPPYDSLLVFDYEGSGSTAGSLSSLHSSSSGGDQDYDYLSDWGPRFRKLADLYGGGDN